The stretch of DNA GATTACCTCGACCGACCCGCCTCCGATATCGATCACAAGGGTCGGTGGCTCAGGGAGAGCCACGCTGTTTTGCACGCCGAGAAAAATCAAGCGAGCTTCTTCTGTGCCCGTGATGACCCGAACCGTCAAGCCAGTCTGCTGCGCGACATGATCCAGAAATTCTCCGCCGTTTCGCGCCTCTCGTACTGCGCTGGTCGCCACGCCCTCAATTCGCTCGTAGCCCTTGTTCCTGGCCAGGGTGACCAGGTTCCGGATGACTTCGAGGCCGCGCATCATCGCCTGATCGGACAGTCGGCGCGACGTGAACACCCCGTCACCGAGACGGGTCATGTCTTTGAAGCGGTCGAGGATTTTGTAGGTGTAGTCCGGCTGAACTTCTGCCAAGACCATATGAATGGAATTGGTGCCGATATCGAGGACGGCCAGCTTGGGCATCTACAGGCTCGCAGAGGGGGCTACGTGTCGGATGTTCTTGCCTTCAACCATGTAGACGACAAGTTCCGCAATATTAGTGGCATGATCGGCAATCCGCTCGAGAGATTTCGCCACGAAAGTGAGCCGGATCGCACGGGTAATGGTACGCGTATCTTCCAGCATAAAGGAGAGCAGTTCGCGAAACAACTGCTCATTCACCTCATCGACAAAATCGTCGTCGACACACACCTTCCGCGCCAACACCGGATCTGAATTCACGAAGGCATCCAGGCAATCCTTGACCATGCGCATCGTCCAGTTGGCCATGCGCGGGATGTCGATATAGGGCTTTAGCTGCGGCTCGCCGTTCAATTCCAGGGCTCGCTGAGCGATGTTCTCGGCCAGGTCGCCCATGCGTTCCAATTCGGACGAAATTTTCATCCCCGTCGTCACAAAGCGAAGATCGCGGGCCGTCGGCTGTTGAAGGGCCAGCAATTGGATGCAGAGCTCGTCGATCTCGACATCCAACGCATTCACATCGTGGTCCTGCTTGATGACGTCGACCGCCAGATCGGAATCCCGCTCCACCAGTGCCTCCAGGGCCTGCTGGATCTGCGACTCGACGAGCCCGCCCATACGGAGCAATGTCTGCTTGAGATGCGCGAGATCTTGATCGAAATGTCGTTGCTTCATCGAGTTCCTTCCGTCTATCCGAATCGACCGGTGATGTAGTCTTCCGTCCGCTTATCGTGCGGGGTCGTGAAGATGGTCTTTGTATCGCCGAACTCCACCAGCTCGCCCATCAGAAAAAATCCG from Nitrospira sp. encodes:
- the phoU gene encoding phosphate signaling complex protein PhoU, whose protein sequence is MKQRHFDQDLAHLKQTLLRMGGLVESQIQQALEALVERDSDLAVDVIKQDHDVNALDVEIDELCIQLLALQQPTARDLRFVTTGMKISSELERMGDLAENIAQRALELNGEPQLKPYIDIPRMANWTMRMVKDCLDAFVNSDPVLARKVCVDDDFVDEVNEQLFRELLSFMLEDTRTITRAIRLTFVAKSLERIADHATNIAELVVYMVEGKNIRHVAPSASL